From Ananas comosus cultivar F153 unplaced genomic scaffold, ASM154086v1, whole genome shotgun sequence:
TTCGATTTTGATCAGCCCATCCATGGATTGTGCTTGGTTGCTTGCCCTTCAAGATTAAATAGATGGTAGGACAGATGAGACACCTAGTTTCGGCAGCTTGGTAAATGCAGCTCATAGGTGTATATCATCTTGAAAAGGGtttcccacctctctctctctctctcttgcaggATAAAATGAAGAAAGAGGGGGGAAGTTCTTACAGAGGGTGAGATGGATGTAGGTTGGGAATGGAACAATTCCATGGACATTGGTTGAGGATGAAGCTTTGATTAAAACACTTAAAAAGTACAATTACATATGTATTACAGCCTGTTGCACACTTAGTGTGTCCTGTTTTACACTGGCCCATTTAGTTGCTTGCTTGCATATTTAGAAAATAGGTTGCGCATATAATTTGTGCTATTGCATTATTGATATGTACAAATGGTGTATTAGGTATATATGTGAGACATAAGAGTAGAAGTCGCACACATACAAAGAACAATTCCACACATATGATTACATAGATATGCAATATCTCTGTGGATCCAAACAAGATCCATTGCACATTTAATTTGCGCAAAGCTGTTAGATGTTCAAGTGTGATTCATTACACATAATCTTTGAAAATGTTCACTCTGTTTCCTAATATACAATGCAATATCTCTGGAATGAGGATCAACATAGAGTTGCTCACTAATATAATTGTATGTGTGCAACTGTTCCTCATATTGGTGTAACACTTACTCTATGTattatacatgtatgtgatGCAACTTATAGtctctaattctctctcttAGTTATGGCTTTTCAGATGGTCTGACCCCTTGTCTGTTATTAGTGATATTCATTCATCTGTTCTTTTTGTCTCTCATTTATCATTTGTCAGTTGATTTGGAAAAAAGAAGAGTGGAGGGTTGGTTTATTCCATAAATTTAATGCGCGTTTCAATTCTACAGAAACTAAGAAGGTGGCCTGAagttgcaatttgcaaaggtgaTGAATGAATGAAGTCTTTATGCAAAAACTGAAGAAAGAAGCTTCTGGTTCATATATATGAGCTTATGATTTCAAacaatattaatcaaattagaGAATTGAAATCTagaataaatcatatttatgtTCTAAATGCTTCTTTAGGTTAATGAATGTGGAACTTGTGTCCTTGCTGAACATAAAACTCGAAGAATATGGATATATAGCACTTCAATTTGGGGAAGTGTTGTGTGTtcacatgccacacttgtgAGCTTTTACCTGCAAAGACTGAATATATTAACATCCTGCATTCTGAAGTTGTTGCAGTATGTGCGTAGGAAGGCTCTGTGGCACATATGTAGTGCACATATACATACCAGTGAGGTTAGAATACTTTCAGAAGTATCTGGGTCATTGTATTTTCTTCTCAAAATAGATAAGTATTTGACTAACAACCATACCATTCTCTAGTAAATTAGCTAGCATCAACCAACTTTCTCCATGtatttctattatttatatatatgttgtattCTTCAGCAAAATTAGTATTATACAGTAAAATAGCCAGTAATAACTAACTGTTATGGAAAAGCAAGTAGAAGATATCGATCTAATGAATATGTATGGAttactaaacaataaaataaagcaCTTAGAATCTAGAAGTATCTAATTCTCTGTTATCAACTTTCAGTCCACTATACAAAGTTTAACAGTTGCTACAGAATGGGTTATTGTTAAAAAAACATGTTTCTTTCATCAGCACAAATATGTAAATGCTAGACCTCGCGAGAAAGAAATGTATATACTAAAGTGTAATCTAAGGAACAAGGTTAAAACGCATTAATAAACAATACAACTGGCTGACAATTTAAAGAATTGAGAAACAAATGCAGTCATCTCGTAGAAGTATATTGTGAATAACTCCTGTTATTTGTGATTTAGTCTGAGGGGCTTTTTTATCGTTACTGGCTTTTTAATTTGGAAATAACCAATCTCATAATGAGCAGAGAAGCTGTTGTGTCCCCAGTTAAGACCTTTCAAGTCGTTGTAGCTTTAGCAATCTCGTTAAATTTTATGCTTAAACCTAGAAACCCAGTTTCCTTGTATTATTGcaaatattgtttattttagatTGACATATAATAATTTGGCTGTTCGTAATTTGTCTTTCACAAGCATCTCTTTTCTATTGATATCTTttctgttttcttcttctcctttatACTATTCTCTATGTTGATGCTTTCTTTTATATTTCTGTTCAGGTGATGTGAACAGCATTCGTGTCGGATCTGGGACAAATATACAAGACAATTCTCTTGTGCATGTTGCAAAATCTAACCTAAGTGGGAAGGTCTTGCCGACCATCATTGGTGATAATGTTACAATTGGTAAGTATGCTGTTTTCATAGCCAACAGTTTTATCTTGATTAATCAATACATATTTGTCCTACATaataaaatctctctctcaaagatATAGTTTCCTACTTACTAATTGCTCCTGGTGATCCTAGAGAACTCTTTTATTGTAAGGCAATTACCAGATATGCATTTGATATTAATGAAGCAGGATGCATTGCAATTAGATTTAGAGCATTAGCTTTAAGAagattttttgttaatattcCTGAGCCCTAATTTGACAGGTCACAGTGCCGTGTTACACGGATGCACTGTTGAGGATGAAGCATTTGTTGGCATGGGTGCAACCCTGCTAGATGGTGTAGTTGTCGAGAAAAATGGAATGGTTGCTGCTGGAGCCCTTGTAAGGCAGAATACCAGAATCCCTTGTGGAGAGGTCAAAAACTGTTCTCTATCTAAATTATTTCTTAAAACTCTTGTAAACCAAGTCACAACATGACTCTATATATGACCAATCCATTGTGTTTCGAGAAGATTGTGTTCCTAAACCTGTTTATATGGGTTTGAGAACCTCTTTGAGGGTACCTTACGGAGCCTTTTATCGGGATTTTTTTGGAATAATAGTAATTTCTAAGATAAGCCTTTTAGAGATCTTCAAGCTTGTCATTTCGTAGAtatctgaaaaaaaagaaaaaccggGCTTTGTTATCTATTTGTAACATGATTCCCTTGAGCAAAAGATTAAGATTACTTTTTATCCTATTGATTCTTGATTGATTTATGAGTATATTTGATATCTTATAAAATCAGGTATGGGGAGGCAATCCTGCAAAATTTCTGAGGAAGCTCACTGAAGAAGAGATTGCTTTTATCACCCAGTCCGCAACCAACTATTCCAACCTGGCCCAGGTTCATGCCGCGGAGAATGCTAAATCTTTTGATGAGATCGAGTTCGAGAAGGTGCTCCGCAAGAAGTTCGCACGTAGGGACGAGGAGTATGATTCCATGATCGGAGTGGTTCGTGAGGTGCCGCCCGAGCTGATCCTTCCCGACAACATACTTCAAAACAAATCCCCAAAACCTACTCAGTAACATGTCTTAATTCATTTTGAGGTTCTAAAAATCTCTCTTCAATCAAACACTCGGATAATTTATGCTGGAGATGTTTAGTGAGTTTGGTGGGTTTATGCTTTTCTTTTGCCATCCCAATAATTTTGGGTCGAGCTTTGTTTTAGGATCGGCCATGTATGTACCCTTTCGATAAAATCGGATGTTCCCTTTTGTTTCCATCTTCTTATGCATCCAATCCAATGCAAAGGTGATATTTATACAATTGATGATGTTTATCCTGCAGAAACAGGGAAAGAATGTTTCCACTTGTAGTATCTTATGAAAGAGTCTCCTATTTGTACTAGTTGAGTAATTTAGATTGCATAAGTTCGGGTTACGTTCGAGTTATATGTTTTTAACAGAATTTCTTAACTGTGTTGTGTTCGTGTCTTTGAATAGACTCAAGTACGAGTTGTATTGCGAATTTCTTGCTTTCTCTGGGAACGACTGTAGTTTTGATTTTCTAATTTGCGGATGTGGGAGAAAGATGAATTATTAGTGATACCAGATATGTTCagaaagaaacaaaatgcaGAAGTTTTGAGGTTATTCATTGCCCCAACACTAGTTAAGTTTGCAAAACTAGTTTCTGCGTTTTTGCAATACTAAAAAATGATGTTTGATGCATGATTACCTTTCTGCTTGATGTGAACTTCATGGATCTTCTTGTACATTTGTATCTCGAACATTAGAGAAGCGAAAAAGATTGAAACACTGATCTTATAACAAGGGGGTGAAAACACTTAGATGTATTTAGATTAATAGATGCCGCTTTTATTCTGATGTTGGACTATTGTAGTGTTACAAACTTACAATATTTAAGGTATCCTTAAGTTTTCTGTTGGACTCGCTCATCTATTACCTATTTCATCAACCAAATGATTAACAAGCAGCCAATAATCAAAGTTTTAAGGTCTACATTGTAACGTTCGAAGATTTGGAGGACCAAATTGCAAAATCTACACTTCCCGTTTAGCTTCGGACCCTTCCGCAGTGCATCCACACGACCACTCTCCGCCCCGAGTCCCGACCAagatctctctcttcctcctccaatgGCGAAATCCGAACAAGAGCCCCataaaccctaacccaaaccctaaccctaatgcACCGCCGTAGAGGCCCCCTCCTCttccccctcctcttcctcctactcctctccctctccgcccttctcctcctcccctcccaccaccaccactcctcctcctcctccctcctgcCCTTCCCCtcctcaaaccctaacccttacgCTAACCCTAGCAACTTCACCTTCCTCATCAAGGTCCTCGCCTTCGACCGCCCCGACTCCCTCCGCCGCTGCCTCCGATCCCTCTTCGCCGCCGACTACGGCGGCGACCGTGTCGGCCTCCACCTCTTCCTCGACCACTTCCACGTCGCCAATCCAACCAACGAATCCGATGTCGTAGATCGGAGGCTTGAGGCGGCGCGTCGCGTCCTCGACCTCGCCGACGCGTTCCCGTGGCCGCACGGGCCGAAGCTCCTGCACTACCGCACCGCCAATGCCGGGCTCCAGGCTCAGTGGCTGGAGGCGTGGTGGCCGAGCTCCGACGACGAGTTCGCCTTCGTCGTTGAGGATGACCTCGAGCTCTCGCCGCTCTACTATAGGTACCTGAAGGGGCTGATCCTGAAGTATTACTATGACAAGGCGAACTATAGCCCTTCGGTCTTCGGAGCATCGCTGCAGCGGCCGAGGTTCGTGGCCGGTAATGCCCGCAACTGTTCATCTCTCCTTTTGTGATTTGGTGTTCAATTCTATC
This genomic window contains:
- the LOC109705423 gene encoding gamma carbonic anhydrase 1, mitochondrial-like — translated: MISPSSFAAELEEYQLQKLRRWPEVAICKGDVNSIRVGSGTNIQDNSLVHVAKSNLSGKVLPTIIGDNVTIGHSAVLHGCTVEDEAFVGMGATLLDGVVVEKNGMVAAGALVRQNTRIPCGEVWGGNPAKFLRKLTEEEIAFITQSATNYSNLAQVHAAENAKSFDEIEFEKVLRKKFARRDEEYDSMIGVVREVPPELILPDNILQNKSPKPTQ